In Tsukamurella tyrosinosolvens, the genomic window CCCGGACCGATGCGCGAGTTCACCGAGCACCTGGCCGAATTCGGCGACGTCTCCAAGCTGTCGACCAACCAGTTCCTCTACGGCCTGCGGCAGGGCGAGGAACACCGCGTCCAGCTCGCCACCGGCGTCGAGCTGCTGATCAAACTCGAAGGCGTCGGTGAACCCGACGAGCACGGCAACCGCACGCTGGTCTGCACGCTCAACGGCCAGCTGCGCACCGTCTCCGTGCGGGACCGCGCCGTGCAGGCCGAGGTGCCCGCCGCCGAGCGCGCCGACCGGACGAACCCGGGACACGTAGCCGCCCCCTTCGCGGGCGTCGTCACCCCGACGGTCCACGCCGGCTCCACGGTCGCCGTCGGCGACCAGATCGCCACCATCGAGGCGATGAAGATGGAGGCGGCCATCACGGCACCCGTCGCGGGCACCGTCACCCGGGTCGCCCTCGCCGGCGCCACCCAGGTCGACGGTGGCGACCTGGTCGCCGTCATCGAGGGCTGAGGCTCGGCCGGTCTCGGGCGCCTCAGTCGTCGACGGCGAAGCGCTTGAGGCGGCTGGTCTGCCCGGCGACCAGCCGGACGCGCGACTTCGGCACCCCGAGGTGGGAGGCGAGCAGCTCGGCGGCGGCCTTGTTCGCCTTCCCCTCGGTGGCCGGCTCGCGCACGAACAGGGTGAGCGCGCCGGCATCGTCGATCTCCACGGCGGGGCCCTTGCGGCTCCCCGGCTTGATCGTGCAGGTCACGGTGCGCGGGCTCATCGCTCCATGATCGCAGGTTCACCAATGAGTACAGTGGATTCATGGGGTTGAGGAAGGCAGGGCTCGTCGTCGCCGCCGTGATCGCCGCGCTCGTGGTGCTCGCGGGCGGCGTCGTGTGGCTCTCCAGCGCGCACGAG contains:
- a CDS encoding DUF167 domain-containing protein; its protein translation is MSPRTVTCTIKPGSRKGPAVEIDDAGALTLFVREPATEGKANKAAAELLASHLGVPKSRVRLVAGQTSRLKRFAVDD